Proteins encoded within one genomic window of Tabrizicola piscis:
- a CDS encoding MarR family winged helix-turn-helix transcriptional regulator: protein MTDQSPPEQPPETRPRLGEIGLTNFAPYLMNRIMGRYNASLREEMAGLGLTTPKMRALAVLSVIEGPLIRELAVYSVVEQSTLSRSLDQLATEGLIRREADAADSRATRIFITDAGRAAFETLWPHMSEAHSRMFRGIPLEERRAFVGTLQKMLANIRKHEI from the coding sequence ATGACCGACCAGTCGCCCCCCGAACAGCCACCCGAGACCCGGCCCCGGCTGGGCGAAATCGGGCTGACGAATTTTGCCCCCTACCTCATGAACCGGATCATGGGGCGCTATAACGCGTCCCTGCGTGAGGAAATGGCGGGCTTGGGCCTGACCACCCCGAAGATGCGTGCTCTGGCAGTGCTTTCGGTGATCGAAGGGCCGCTGATCCGCGAGCTTGCCGTCTATTCGGTCGTCGAACAATCCACCTTGTCGCGGTCGCTGGACCAGCTGGCCACCGAAGGCCTGATCCGGCGCGAGGCCGATGCCGCCGACAGCCGCGCCACCCGCATCTTCATCACCGACGCCGGGCGTGCGGCGTTTGAAACCCTTTGGCCGCATATGTCCGAAGCCCATTCCCGCATGTTCCGCGGCATCCCTCTGGAAGAACGCCGCGCCTTTGTCGGTACGCTTCAGAAGATGCTGGCCAACATCCGCAAGCACGAGATCTGA